A part of Rhipicephalus microplus isolate Deutch F79 chromosome 8, USDA_Rmic, whole genome shotgun sequence genomic DNA contains:
- the LOC119181333 gene encoding zinc finger SWIM domain-containing protein 3 — MAGSKMKVGDKFPTFRELEAAVKGYSEEKFVQFYKRDCRTVTAAKTKVKRFLNERLGMYQVVYCCIKGGKSFKSRSKGERDTSTFQAGCPAFVKCRASDDGNFLEVIEMNEDHNHELSKLLYSHLPQTRALREPGAKEEATQLLALHANKKLVKKRIEEKTGKLVLLKDLSNAASSLRPQTRNDLIKTAALLQNEHGTDYHILADGENFQGILLSNESMRSNMDAYPEFLGIDATYKLLEIRTPVYVMHVEDSNGDTETVCVAILVNESAPTIKWMLEKFKELHPSWPKVKCVMADKDLLERDLLKESFPQSKVLICVFHTLKTFRREIACNKMNITAEERDQALALLQKMVLSRSSEKFEELQLEFDNNVCQEIRSYYDKNWRPIKDEWYTGPKFMSENFNNTTNNRIESLNAKLKSVIKKNSSLEEFVCSLFTVLNALSDERDHRALTSISKRPCKAPSSPEEAMYQESLTPYAFKLVREQIYLSAKRVPSDQKADVFTFEASSGNTSTTKTNCNCSFWNAMRLPCRHVFAVRRTLNISLFDDKLFLKRWSKAYYYCHQRAFLSQEKCTTEHSISEQAAKPRRPMSQHEKYREVFPTCKYIAQLAAEETGERYQGRLKVLLALSEAWEQGREIEIVEVLRHEASSPSSPEQVRRQLELTVSVEENAESPKAASGEDWDTSETADQNNSHDQPDLPQAPLSHTGAEPLHTTPEKEQRAHNAGACETPDEVRKAQPRENTLAPASSAGPSDYMRERLGKLKVPAKVKSRGRPKGAEKTVIGLPRRRQGPHKSAATLQPFRDLPPQEKELRILSCLVPQGLLSEVQQGKLLLGEDQVETIPSRIPETILDEEVHLDCVQKYFTEDGWTAVLATVKVKKQTIKWKCNECRDLLEEDPSVICDLCLCWFHQICTSLSSRNRNSSWFCAKCVAAAQM, encoded by the exons ATGGCTGGCAGCAAAATGAAAGTTGGGGACAAATTTCCAACGTTCAGGGAACTGGAAGCTGCTGTGAAAGGATACAGTGAAGAGAAGTTCGTGCAGTTTTACAAACGTGACTGTCGAACTGTCACAGCGGCGAAGACCAAAGTGAAGCGTTTTCTGAACGAACGACTTGGAATGTATCAGGTGGTTTACTGCTGTATCAAGGGGGGCAAGTCTTTCAAGAGCCGCAGCAAGGGGGAAAGAGATACCAG CACCTTTCAGGCTGGATGTCCGGCGTTCGTGAAGTGCAGGGCCTCTGACGATGGGAACTTCCTGGAGGTTATTGAAATGAATGAGGACCACAACCATGAGTTATCGAAG ttactCTACAGCCACCTGCCACAAACCAGAGCATTAAGAGAACCAGGGGCCAAGGAGGAAGCCACACAGCTCTTGGCTTTGCATGCCAACAAGAAGTTGGTTAAGAAAAGGATAGAAGAAAAGACGGGGAAACTTGTCCTGCTCAAAGACTTGAGCAATGCGGCCTCTTCCCTCAGACCACAGACAAGGAATGACCTCATTAAGACTGCAGCTCTTCTGCAAAATGAGCATG GTACAGACTACCACATCCTTGCTGATGGGGAAAACTTCCAAGGAATTTTGCTGTCCAATGAGTCTATGCGGTCAAATATGGATGCCTACCCAGAATTCCTAGGAATTGATGCCACCTACAAGCTTCTAGAAATACGAACACCAGTCTATGTGATGCACGTTGAAGACTCCAATGGAGACACAGAGACAGTATGTGTTGCAATTCTTGTGAATGAGTCTGCACCCACTATCAAATGGATGTTGGAAAAGTTCAAGGAACTGCACCCATCTTGGCCAAAAGTAAAGTGTGTCATGGCAGACAAGGACCTTTTGGAGCGTGACCTTCTCAAAGAAAGCTTCCCGCAGTCGAAGGTGCTCATCTGTGTGTTCCACACTTTAAAGACTTTTCGACGCGAGATTGCCTGCAACAAGATGAACATCACTGCAGAGGAAAGGGACCAAGCCCTGGCACTGCTCCAGAAGATGGTCCTGTCACGATCGAGTGAAAAATTTGAGGAGCTTCAACTGGAATTTGACAATAATGTTTGCCAAGAGATCCGCTCTTACTATGACAAAAACTGGCGTCCCATCAAGGATGAGTGGTACACTGGACCCAAGTTTATGTCTGAAAACTTTAACAACACTACCAACAACAGAATTGAAAGTCTGAACGCAAAACTGAAAAGTGTTATAAAAAAGAATAGCTCCCTTGAAGAGTTTGTGTGCTCACTTTTCACAGTATTGAACGCCTTGAGCGATGAACGTGACCACAGAGCATTGACAAGCATATCCAAAAGACCTTGCAAAGCACCTTCTAGCCCTGAAGAAGCTATGTATCAGGAATCATTGACTCCCTATGCCTTTAAGCTTGTAAGGGAGCAGATCTACCTGTCAGCCAAGCGAGTACCAAGTGACCAAAAAGCAGATGTGTTCACATTCGAGGCGTCGTCTGGCAACACGTCAACAACAAAAACTAACTGCAATTGTTCCTTTTGGAACGCTATGAGACTGCCATGCCGGCATGTGTTTGCAGTTAGGCGGACTCTGAACATTAGTCTCTTTGATGACAAACTTTTTCTAAAAAGGTGGTCCAAGGCATATTACTACTGTCATCAGAGAGCCTTCCTTTCTCAAGAGAAGTGCACAACTGAACATTCCATTTCGGAGCAGGCTGCAAAACCTCGGAGGCCAATGTCGCAGCATGAGAAATACAGGGAGGTATTTCCTACATGCAAGTACATAGCTCAACTTGCTGCAGAAGAAACAGGTGAAAGATACCAGGGCCGTCTAAAAGTTTTGTTGGCACTCTCTGAGGCATGGGAGCAAGGGCGCGAAATTGAAATCGTGGAAGTGTTGCGTCATGAAGCCTCATCCCCTTCATCACCAGAGCAAGTCAGACGCCAGCTGGAGCTGACTGTGTCCGTAGAAGAGAATGCAGAGTCACCCAAAGCTGCATCAGGTGAGGATTGGGACACGTCTGAAACTGCAGATCAGAATAATTCACATGATCAACCAGATCTGCCTCAAGCACCTTTAAGCCATACCGGGGCAGAACCACTTCATACCACTCCTGAGAAAGAGCAGCGTGCCCATAATGCAGGTGCATGCGAAACTCCTGATGAAGTGAGAAAGGCACAGCCACGCGAGAATACCTTGGCCCCTGCAAGCAGCGCCGGGCCTTCAGACTACATGCGCGAACGCCTCGGAAAGCTGAAAGTGCCCGCTAAGGTGAAGTCACGAGGTCGACCCAAAGGGGCGGAGAAAACCGTTATTGGGCTTCCACGACGGCGGCAGGGACCCCACAAATCAGCAGCAACACTGCAGCCATTTCGCGATCTGCCTCCTCAGGAAAAGGAGCTCAGGATCCTAAGTTGCTTAGTTCCTCAGGGCCTGCTAAGTGAGGTTCAGCAGGGGAAACTGCTACTCG GTGAGGACCAGGTGGAAACCATACCTTCCAGGATTCCAGAGACAATCCTCGACGAGGAAGTTCACCTTGACTGTGTCCAGAAATACTTCACTGAAGACGGCTGGACAGCTGTGCTGGCAACAGTCAAGGTGAAGAAGCAAACCATAAAGTGGAAATGCAACGAATGTCGGGACCTGTTAGAAGAGGACCCTTCTGTGATTTGTGACTTATGTTTGTGTTGGTTCCACCAAATCTGTACTTCACTGAGCAGCCGCAACAGGAATAGTTCCTGGTTTTGTGCGAAGTGTGTAGCAGCAGCCCAAATGTAA